One genomic segment of Nocardioides cavernaquae includes these proteins:
- a CDS encoding SGNH/GDSL hydrolase family protein, whose amino-acid sequence MTSFRRYAALTALLVVASGCGPEAPAPDGSAKTDQPTTYHHYVAMGDSYSAAPGVPPAPPDPCMRSRANYPSQVALRLDTRLEDRTCSAATIAHLSTPQGAGVGPQLDGLKPSTDLVTLSIGANPTLTSGWFWGCGSVAASNPQGSPCKDAMQTASGDLNITAIETEQKELAATVAEIHRRSPDARLVLVGYPQIFPTSGSCPERLPVAAADLPYADQVLRALNKMIEEVAKADGADYLDVYSATEGHNICAEDPWIQGKDTEEGVALFYHPRAAEQKAVADLLIDLLR is encoded by the coding sequence ATGACGTCGTTCCGCCGGTACGCCGCGCTCACAGCGCTGCTCGTCGTCGCCTCGGGCTGTGGGCCCGAAGCACCCGCGCCGGACGGGTCCGCGAAGACGGACCAGCCCACGACGTACCACCACTACGTGGCGATGGGCGACTCCTACTCGGCGGCCCCGGGCGTGCCACCGGCTCCGCCGGACCCCTGCATGCGTTCGCGGGCCAACTACCCCTCGCAGGTCGCGCTCCGGCTCGACACCCGGCTCGAGGACCGCACCTGCTCGGCGGCGACGATCGCTCACCTGTCGACGCCCCAGGGCGCAGGCGTGGGCCCTCAGCTCGACGGCCTGAAGCCTTCGACCGACCTGGTCACGCTCAGCATCGGCGCCAACCCCACCCTGACGTCCGGGTGGTTCTGGGGCTGCGGGTCGGTGGCCGCCAGCAACCCGCAGGGCAGCCCGTGCAAGGACGCGATGCAGACGGCGTCGGGTGACCTCAACATCACCGCGATCGAGACGGAGCAGAAGGAGCTCGCCGCGACCGTCGCCGAGATCCACCGTCGATCGCCCGATGCACGGCTCGTCCTGGTCGGCTACCCGCAGATCTTCCCGACCTCCGGATCCTGCCCGGAGCGGCTGCCCGTTGCCGCCGCAGACCTTCCCTACGCCGACCAGGTGCTCCGTGCCCTCAACAAGATGATCGAGGAAGTCGCGAAGGCCGACGGTGCCGACTACCTCGACGTGTACTCCGCGACCGAGGGGCACAACATCTGTGCCGAGGACCCATGGATCCAGGGCAAGGACACCGAGGAAGGCGTCGCGCTCTTCTACCACCCACGTGCCGCCGAGCAGAAGGCCGTCGCCGACCTGCTGATCGACCTGCTGCGCTGA
- a CDS encoding DUF6929 family protein: protein MTHAVVHPELDPALTVRITAHSAIDGVRAGSALLAVGDRLLVVGDDAHTATWIEPSSGGSRAQVLAGDGGVLPKPLKPDFEAAVVDPDGSVWLLGSGSLSNRWLVTRLSGPDHAEVTSYDRAEVYAAIATHLGTAPNLEGAVFAGNVLRVCHRSTGALPDVVIDLPSDVLRGGRTRVLATTRLAPAVVGGVPAHVTDLALLPDGRIAFLAAAEDTDDPVADGPVAGTVFGILEGDRAWWAPILEADGSPSTRKAEGLVIDPDGSGGWLVTDRDDPSLPAELCRFTLR from the coding sequence GTGACCCACGCGGTCGTCCACCCAGAGCTCGACCCAGCGCTCACGGTCCGCATCACCGCTCACTCGGCCATCGACGGGGTTCGTGCAGGATCAGCCCTCCTCGCGGTCGGCGATCGGCTCCTCGTGGTCGGCGACGATGCGCACACCGCGACCTGGATCGAGCCTTCCTCCGGTGGCTCGCGGGCCCAGGTGCTCGCGGGTGACGGCGGGGTGTTGCCCAAGCCGCTCAAGCCCGACTTCGAGGCTGCCGTCGTCGACCCCGACGGGTCCGTCTGGCTGCTCGGCTCGGGCTCCCTGTCGAACCGGTGGCTGGTCACCCGGCTCTCCGGCCCGGACCACGCCGAGGTCACCTCCTACGACCGCGCAGAGGTGTACGCCGCGATCGCGACGCACCTGGGCACCGCACCCAACCTTGAGGGAGCGGTCTTCGCAGGGAATGTCCTGCGCGTCTGCCACCGTTCGACCGGTGCGCTCCCCGATGTCGTCATCGACCTGCCCTCCGATGTCCTCCGCGGCGGGCGCACCCGGGTGCTTGCGACGACCCGGCTGGCGCCGGCCGTCGTGGGCGGCGTACCTGCGCACGTGACGGACCTGGCGCTGCTCCCCGACGGACGCATCGCCTTCCTGGCCGCCGCCGAGGACACCGACGACCCGGTCGCCGACGGGCCCGTGGCCGGCACGGTCTTCGGGATCCTCGAGGGCGACCGTGCGTGGTGGGCGCCGATCCTCGAAGCGGATGGCTCCCCGAGCACCCGCAAGGCCGAAGGCCTCGTCATCGACCCCGACGGGTCGGGCGGGTGGCTCGTGACCGACCGCGACGACCCGTCACTGCCCGCCGAGCTCTGCCGCTTCACCCTCCGTTGA
- the gatB gene encoding Asp-tRNA(Asn)/Glu-tRNA(Gln) amidotransferase subunit GatB, whose amino-acid sequence MSTTAVALVPFDTALASYDPALGLEVHVELNSNTKMFCGCPTEFGAEPNTQVCPVCLGLPGAMPVVNAKAIESAIRIGLALNCEIAEWCRFARKNYFYPDMPKNFQTSQYDEPIAFEGFMDVDIQNAAGETETFRVEIERAHMEEDTGKSLHVGGATGRIHGADYSLVDYNRAGIPLIEIVTKPIRGAGEKAPEIAKAYVAQLRELIVALGVSDARMDQGSIRADVNLSLAPKGSDVLGTRSETKNVNSLRSVERAVRYEVERHAAILNDGGKVLQETRHWHEDTGVTTSGREKSDADDYRYFPEPDLVPVAPSRAWVDELRLTLPENPTVRKARLQAEYGFTDLEMRDVWAAGALPLIEATVAAGATPQSARKWWVAELLRRANDAGVELAAVGVTPVQVAAVQKLVEAKTINDKLARQVFDGLIAGEGTPEEIIAARGLAVVSDDGALTAAVDAAIEAQPAVADKIRGGNHAAAGALIGGVMKAMGGQADAARVREIIMEKLT is encoded by the coding sequence GTGAGCACCACCGCCGTTGCCCTGGTCCCGTTCGACACCGCGCTCGCGTCGTACGACCCGGCGCTGGGCCTCGAGGTCCACGTCGAGCTGAACTCCAACACGAAGATGTTCTGCGGCTGCCCGACGGAGTTCGGCGCCGAGCCGAACACCCAGGTCTGCCCGGTCTGCCTCGGCCTGCCCGGCGCGATGCCGGTGGTCAACGCGAAGGCCATCGAGTCGGCGATCCGGATCGGCCTCGCGCTGAACTGCGAGATCGCCGAGTGGTGCCGCTTCGCCCGGAAGAACTACTTCTACCCGGACATGCCGAAGAACTTCCAGACCTCGCAGTACGACGAGCCCATTGCGTTCGAGGGCTTCATGGATGTCGACATCCAGAACGCGGCCGGCGAGACCGAGACGTTCCGGGTCGAGATCGAGCGCGCGCACATGGAGGAGGACACCGGCAAGTCGCTCCACGTCGGTGGCGCCACCGGTCGCATCCACGGGGCCGACTACTCGCTGGTCGACTACAACCGTGCTGGCATTCCCCTGATCGAGATCGTCACCAAGCCGATCCGAGGTGCGGGGGAGAAGGCGCCCGAGATCGCCAAGGCGTACGTCGCGCAGCTGCGCGAGCTGATCGTCGCCCTTGGTGTCTCCGACGCCCGCATGGACCAGGGCTCGATCCGTGCCGACGTGAACCTGTCGCTGGCGCCCAAGGGATCTGATGTCCTCGGCACCCGCAGCGAGACCAAGAACGTCAACTCGCTGCGCTCGGTCGAGCGCGCGGTCCGCTACGAGGTCGAGCGTCACGCGGCGATCCTCAACGACGGCGGCAAGGTCCTCCAGGAGACGCGCCACTGGCACGAGGACACCGGGGTCACGACGTCGGGGCGCGAGAAGTCCGACGCCGACGACTACCGCTACTTCCCGGAGCCGGACCTGGTGCCCGTCGCCCCCTCGCGCGCGTGGGTCGACGAGCTCCGCCTCACGCTGCCCGAGAACCCGACTGTCCGGAAGGCCCGCCTCCAGGCGGAGTACGGCTTCACCGACCTCGAGATGCGTGACGTCTGGGCAGCCGGAGCGCTGCCGTTGATCGAGGCCACCGTTGCCGCCGGCGCGACACCCCAGTCGGCCCGCAAGTGGTGGGTCGCCGAGCTGCTCCGTCGTGCCAACGACGCGGGCGTCGAGCTTGCTGCAGTCGGTGTCACGCCGGTCCAGGTCGCGGCCGTGCAGAAGCTGGTGGAAGCGAAGACGATCAACGACAAGCTCGCTCGTCAGGTCTTCGACGGCCTGATCGCCGGCGAGGGCACCCCCGAGGAGATCATCGCCGCCCGTGGGCTGGCCGTGGTCTCCGACGACGGTGCGCTCACTGCCGCAGTTGATGCCGCGATCGAAGCCCAGCCGGCCGTCGCCGACAAGATCCGCGGTGGCAACCACGCCGCCGCCGGTGCGCTGATCGGCGGAGTCATGAAGGCCATGGGTGGTCAGGCCGACGCAGCCCGCGTCCGCGAGATCATCATGGAAAAGCTCACCTGA
- the gatC gene encoding Asp-tRNA(Asn)/Glu-tRNA(Gln) amidotransferase subunit GatC, with protein sequence MPEISRDEVAHLADLARIDLSDAELDHLAPQLAAILESVASISAAVGDDVPATSHPIPLVNVFREDVVVPGLTAEEALSGAPAHDGGRFSVPRILGDEQ encoded by the coding sequence ATGCCTGAGATCTCCCGCGACGAGGTCGCGCACCTGGCGGATCTCGCCCGGATCGACCTGTCCGATGCCGAACTGGACCACCTCGCGCCGCAGCTGGCCGCGATCCTCGAGTCCGTTGCGTCGATCAGCGCCGCCGTCGGTGATGACGTCCCCGCCACCTCGCACCCGATCCCGCTCGTCAACGTGTTCCGTGAGGACGTCGTCGTCCCCGGACTGACCGCCGAGGAGGCGCTCTCCGGGGCGCCCGCTCACGACGGCGGACGCTTCAGCGTCCCGCGCATCCTGGGAGACGAGCAGTGA
- the gatA gene encoding Asp-tRNA(Asn)/Glu-tRNA(Gln) amidotransferase subunit GatA, giving the protein MSDLLKKSAAELVELLAAGEISSVALTQACLDRIAEVDGTIHAFLHINAEGAIAEAAASDARRLRGELLSPLDGVPIAVKDVLTTIGQPTTCGSKILEGWIPPYDATVVRKLREGGLPILGKTNMDEFAMGSSTEHSAYGPTANPWDITRIPGGSGGGSAAAVAAFEAPLALGTDTGGSIRQPGAVTGTVGVKPTYGAISRYGLVAMANSLDQVGPVTRTVLDSALLQDLVGGHDPLDSTSLPEALPSLADAARLGAAGDLSGLKVGVIKELGGEGWQPGVITRFDESLELLKAAGAEVVEVSCPSFVHALAAYYLVMPCEASSNLAKFDAMRYGLRVTPSGDPSAEDVMRASRDAGFGDEVKRRIILGTYALSSGYYDAYYASAQKVRTLIQRDFDAAFAQVDVLVSPTAPTTAWKLGEKLDDPLAMYKGDLATIPANLAGVPGISLPAGLADEDGLPVGFQILAPARADDRLYRVGAALEALLEKQWGAPLLSQAPALEGASK; this is encoded by the coding sequence ATGAGTGACCTGCTGAAGAAGTCGGCCGCCGAGCTCGTCGAGCTCCTCGCCGCCGGTGAGATCTCGAGCGTGGCGCTGACCCAGGCCTGCCTGGACCGCATCGCCGAGGTCGACGGCACCATCCACGCCTTCCTCCACATCAACGCCGAGGGCGCGATCGCCGAGGCCGCTGCCTCCGACGCGCGCCGTCTGCGCGGCGAACTGCTCAGCCCGCTCGACGGCGTACCGATCGCGGTCAAGGACGTGCTGACCACGATCGGCCAGCCCACGACCTGCGGCTCGAAGATCCTCGAGGGCTGGATCCCGCCGTACGACGCGACCGTCGTGCGCAAGCTGCGCGAGGGCGGGTTGCCGATCCTCGGCAAGACCAACATGGACGAGTTCGCGATGGGCTCCTCGACCGAGCACTCGGCCTACGGTCCGACGGCGAACCCGTGGGACATCACCCGCATCCCCGGCGGCTCGGGCGGTGGCTCGGCCGCGGCCGTCGCTGCCTTCGAGGCGCCGCTCGCGCTCGGCACCGACACCGGCGGCTCGATCCGCCAGCCCGGTGCCGTCACCGGCACGGTCGGCGTGAAGCCGACCTACGGCGCGATCTCGCGCTACGGCCTGGTCGCCATGGCCAACTCGCTGGACCAGGTCGGTCCGGTCACCCGCACCGTGCTCGACTCCGCGCTGCTCCAGGACCTGGTCGGCGGTCACGACCCGCTCGACTCCACCTCGCTGCCCGAGGCCCTGCCGTCGCTCGCAGACGCGGCGCGTCTCGGTGCGGCCGGTGATCTGTCCGGCCTGAAGGTCGGCGTCATCAAGGAGCTCGGTGGCGAGGGCTGGCAGCCCGGTGTGATCACCCGCTTCGACGAGTCGCTCGAGCTGCTGAAGGCGGCTGGTGCCGAGGTCGTCGAGGTCTCCTGCCCGAGCTTCGTGCACGCGCTCGCGGCGTACTACCTGGTCATGCCGTGCGAGGCGTCCTCCAACCTCGCCAAGTTCGACGCCATGCGTTACGGCCTGCGCGTCACGCCGTCCGGCGATCCGAGTGCCGAGGACGTCATGCGTGCCTCGCGTGATGCTGGTTTCGGTGACGAGGTCAAGCGCCGCATCATCCTCGGCACCTATGCGCTCTCGAGCGGCTACTACGACGCCTACTACGCATCTGCACAGAAGGTTCGCACACTGATCCAGCGCGACTTCGACGCCGCGTTCGCGCAGGTCGACGTGCTGGTCAGCCCGACCGCGCCCACCACCGCGTGGAAGCTCGGCGAGAAGCTCGACGACCCGCTCGCGATGTACAAGGGCGACCTCGCCACCATCCCCGCCAACCTCGCCGGCGTCCCGGGCATCTCGCTTCCCGCGGGCCTCGCCGACGAGGACGGCCTCCCGGTCGGCTTCCAGATCCTCGCCCCGGCCCGCGCCGACGACCGGCTCTACCGCGTCGGCGCTGCGCTCGAGGCGCTGCTGGAGAAGCAGTGGGGCGCCCCGCTGCTCTCGCAGGCCCCTGCTCTCGAAGGAGCTTCCAAGTGA